One region of Flavobacterium sp. GSB-24 genomic DNA includes:
- a CDS encoding DUF3467 domain-containing protein → MSNPKQQQEQINIELDETIAEGIYSNLAIINHSSSEFVLDFVSIMPGIPKAKVKSRIVLTPQHAKRLLRAIGENIHRFEAAHGEIKETEQAPIPLNFGPAGQA, encoded by the coding sequence ATGAGTAATCCGAAACAACAACAAGAGCAAATTAATATTGAGTTAGACGAAACTATTGCTGAAGGAATTTATTCTAATCTTGCGATTATTAATCACTCATCGTCAGAGTTTGTTTTAGATTTTGTGAGCATTATGCCCGGTATTCCTAAAGCCAAGGTAAAGTCAAGAATTGTTTTGACACCACAACATGCTAAAAGATTATTAAGAGCAATAGGTGAAAACATCCATCGATTTGAAGCAGCCCATGGCGAAATCAAAGAGACAGAACAAGCACCAATACCGCTTAATTTTGGTCCTGCGGGACAAGCATAA
- a CDS encoding peptide chain release factor 3, giving the protein MSFLKEIQRRRTFGIISHPDAGKTTLTEKLLLFGGAIQEAGAVKNNKIKKGATSDFMEIERQRGISVSTSVLAFNYKDKKINILDTPGHKDFAEDTFRTLTAVDSVIVVIDVAKGVEEQTEKLVAVCRMRNIPMIVFINKLDREGKDAFDLMDEVEQKLGLTVTPLSFPIGMGYDFQGIYNLWEENINLFSGDSRKNIEETIAFSDVQNNPELDKIVGQKAAEKLREELELIDEVYPKFERQDYLDGKIQPVFFGSALNNFGVRELLDCFVTIAPSPRPKDSETRLVDPTEEKMSGFVFKIHANMDPKHRDRLAFIKIVSGTFERNKPYYHVRQKKNLKFSSPNAFFAEKKEIVDISYPGDIVGLHDTGNFKIGDTLTEGEVMSFKGIPSFSPEHFRYINNADPMKAKQLDKGVDQLMDEGVAQLFTLEMNNRKVIGTVGALQYEVIQYRLEHEYGAKCTYENFPVHKACWVKPDDAKNEEFKEFKRIKQKFLAHDKYGQLVFLADSDFTIQMTQSKYPSVKLYFTSEFD; this is encoded by the coding sequence ATGAGCTTTTTAAAAGAAATACAACGCAGAAGAACATTTGGAATTATATCGCATCCCGATGCTGGTAAAACAACATTAACAGAAAAATTACTGTTATTTGGAGGTGCAATTCAGGAAGCAGGAGCTGTAAAGAATAACAAAATAAAAAAAGGAGCAACGAGTGACTTTATGGAAATCGAACGCCAAAGAGGTATTTCGGTTTCGACTTCTGTACTTGCTTTTAATTATAAAGACAAAAAAATCAATATCCTTGATACGCCAGGACACAAGGATTTTGCCGAAGATACATTTAGAACTTTAACCGCTGTTGATAGTGTAATTGTTGTTATTGACGTTGCAAAAGGGGTTGAGGAACAAACAGAAAAATTAGTTGCTGTTTGTAGAATGCGTAACATTCCGATGATTGTTTTCATTAATAAGTTAGATCGTGAAGGTAAAGATGCTTTTGATTTAATGGATGAAGTGGAGCAAAAATTGGGTTTAACTGTTACGCCTTTAAGTTTCCCTATCGGAATGGGTTATGATTTCCAAGGAATTTATAATTTATGGGAAGAAAACATCAATCTTTTTAGTGGAGACAGCCGAAAAAATATTGAAGAAACAATTGCTTTTTCTGATGTTCAAAATAATCCAGAACTAGATAAAATTGTTGGTCAAAAAGCTGCTGAAAAACTTCGTGAGGAATTAGAATTGATTGATGAAGTGTATCCAAAATTTGAGCGTCAGGATTATCTTGACGGAAAAATCCAGCCTGTATTTTTTGGATCTGCTTTAAATAATTTCGGAGTTCGTGAATTGTTAGATTGTTTCGTTACAATCGCTCCCTCACCAAGACCAAAAGATTCAGAAACTCGTTTGGTTGATCCAACCGAAGAAAAAATGTCTGGTTTTGTATTTAAAATACATGCTAACATGGATCCTAAACACCGTGACCGTTTAGCTTTTATTAAAATTGTTTCCGGAACTTTCGAAAGAAACAAACCTTACTACCATGTCCGCCAGAAGAAAAATTTGAAATTCTCTAGTCCAAATGCCTTTTTTGCTGAGAAAAAAGAAATCGTTGATATTTCTTATCCAGGAGATATTGTTGGTTTACATGATACAGGAAACTTTAAAATTGGTGATACGTTAACAGAGGGAGAAGTGATGAGTTTTAAAGGAATTCCGAGTTTCTCTCCAGAGCACTTTAGATATATTAATAACGCTGATCCGATGAAAGCGAAACAATTGGACAAAGGTGTTGATCAATTAATGGACGAAGGTGTTGCTCAGTTATTTACTTTAGAAATGAACAACCGTAAGGTAATTGGAACTGTTGGAGCGCTTCAATATGAAGTTATTCAATATCGTCTAGAGCATGAATACGGTGCAAAATGTACATATGAGAATTTCCCTGTTCATAAAGCGTGCTGGGTAAAGCCAGATGATGCAAAGAATGAAGAGTTCAAAGAATTTAAACGAATCAAACAAAAATTCCTTGCACATGATAAATATGGCCAATTGGTATTTTTAGCCGATTCAGACTTTACAATTCAAATGACTCAAAGTAAATATCCAAGTGTGAAATTATACTTTACATCAGAATTTGATTAA
- a CDS encoding alpha-amylase: protein MKKPFLKLCLITAVTGLLYSCSQNETNEIDSKAESQQFKIIDVTHHDGKPFSTGTSSSSTGKYVDNPGGGVMMQAFYWDVPAGGNWWNTVSSKVTAWSNAGIGSIWLPPASKAQNGAFSMGYDPTDYFDFGDYNQNGSTETRFGSKTELVSLITAAHTENMKVYADIVINHNSGGQSEANPFTGTNTWTNFTGIASGKFKRTYNDFYKNSYGNNDEGAFGGFPDLCHAAPNVQDWLWLRADGVGKYYKNTMKFDGWRFDYVKGFGPWVVNAWNANVGGFSVGEYWDSNVNTLEWWANNANSSVFDFACYYKMNDAFDGNNLALLNDDMMWKRNPYKAVTFVTNHDTDEIWSKLLAYSYILTHEGYPTIFYRDYEEWLDKNKLNNLIWIHNNKATGTTSILYSDNDEYVARRNGYNGNPGLVVYINNSDVWQERWVQTNWANTQIKDFTGNSTWYPTTQADKWVKIQCPPKGYSIWSINQ, encoded by the coding sequence ATGAAAAAACCTTTTTTAAAGTTGTGCCTTATTACAGCTGTTACGGGACTGCTGTATTCCTGTTCACAAAATGAAACCAACGAAATTGATTCAAAGGCTGAAAGCCAGCAATTCAAAATTATTGATGTTACGCATCACGATGGAAAACCTTTTAGCACAGGAACTTCAAGTTCATCCACAGGTAAATATGTAGACAACCCAGGAGGCGGCGTAATGATGCAAGCCTTCTATTGGGATGTTCCTGCAGGCGGAAACTGGTGGAATACTGTAAGCTCAAAAGTAACCGCGTGGTCAAATGCCGGAATTGGTTCTATTTGGCTTCCACCTGCTTCTAAAGCTCAAAACGGAGCTTTTTCTATGGGTTATGATCCAACAGATTATTTTGACTTTGGAGATTACAATCAAAATGGAAGTACAGAAACTAGATTTGGATCTAAAACCGAATTGGTTAGTTTGATAACTGCTGCTCATACTGAAAACATGAAAGTGTATGCCGATATTGTAATTAATCATAACAGTGGAGGCCAGTCAGAAGCTAATCCTTTTACTGGAACAAATACTTGGACTAATTTTACTGGAATTGCTTCTGGAAAATTCAAGCGTACTTATAATGATTTTTATAAAAACAGTTACGGAAATAATGATGAAGGTGCCTTTGGAGGGTTTCCAGATTTATGTCACGCTGCACCAAATGTTCAAGACTGGCTTTGGCTGAGAGCTGATGGAGTTGGTAAATATTACAAGAACACTATGAAGTTTGACGGCTGGAGATTTGACTACGTTAAAGGATTTGGTCCTTGGGTTGTAAATGCTTGGAATGCAAATGTAGGCGGATTTTCTGTTGGTGAATATTGGGATTCTAATGTAAATACTCTTGAATGGTGGGCTAATAATGCGAATAGTTCTGTATTTGATTTTGCCTGCTATTACAAAATGAATGATGCCTTTGATGGAAATAATCTTGCGCTTTTGAACGATGATATGATGTGGAAACGAAATCCATACAAAGCGGTAACTTTTGTGACTAATCATGATACAGATGAAATATGGAGCAAATTATTGGCTTATTCTTATATATTAACACACGAAGGTTATCCAACAATTTTCTACAGAGATTACGAAGAATGGCTGGACAAAAACAAATTAAATAATTTGATTTGGATTCATAATAATAAAGCAACTGGAACAACGTCTATTTTATATTCTGATAATGATGAATATGTAGCGAGAAGAAATGGTTACAATGGAAATCCTGGATTGGTCGTTTATATTAACAATTCTGATGTCTGGCAGGAAAGATGGGTTCAAACCAATTGGGCCAATACACAAATTAAAGATTTCACCGGAAATTCGACTTGGTATCCAACAACCCAAGCCGATAAATGGGTAAAAATACAATGTCCTCCAAAAGGATATTCAATTTGGTCAATTAATCAGTAA